The sequence CGGATGCCGTAGACCTCGGTGAGGCGCTCGGAGAGGAGCACCTCCTCGGGGGTGCCGTCGGCGACGACGCGTCCGTCGCGCAGCAGCGCGACGCGGTCCGCGACGGCGGCGGCCTGGTCGAGGTCGTGCAGGACGACGCCGACGGCGATCGCGTGCTCGTCGGCCAGGTCCCGCATGAGGTCGAGGAGTTCGACCTGGTAGCGCAGGTCGAGGTAGGTGGTGGGCTCGTCCAGGAGGAGGACGCCGGTCTCCTGGGCGAGGCAGCCGGCGAGCCACACGCGCTGGAGCTGGCCGCCCGAGAGCTGCTCGACGGCGCGCTCCGCGAGGTCCTCGACGCCCGTCAGGCGCAGCGCGCGCTCGATCGCCGCCGTGCCCTCGGGGTCGGTGCCGCCCCAGCGGCCCTGGTACGGGTAGCGGCCGAACTCGACGACGTCGCGCACCCGCAGCCCGCCGGGGGTGGGGCGCTGCTGGGTCAGCAGGGCGACGCGGCGCGCGAACTGCTTGGGCGCGAGCGCGAGGGCGTCGACGCGGTCCGTGCCGTCCTCCTCCAGGTGCACGTCACCGGCGCGGGCGCGCTGGAGGCGGGCGAGGGTGCGCAGGAGGGTCGACTTTCCGCTGCCGTTGGGTCCCACGAGCGCGGTGACCTCGCCGGGGCGCAGCGACAGGGCGGCGTCGTGGAGGACGTCCGCGCGGTCGTAGGCCACACAGACGCCCGTCGCGGTGAGGCCGTGGCCACGCGTACGGGGTGCGGTGAGCGCTCGTTCAGCTGATTTCACGCCACGAAGGCTAGCCTAACCTTAGGTGGCTGCGGAACCCACCCCCGGCGCGGAGCGCGCGGGGCACCCCCGCTCCGTACCCCCACAGTCCTCGCAGGTCACGGAGGCGTTACGGGGGTTAGCCCCCGGGCCGCTCACCGGGTGGCACCCCCTTGGCTCCGGGCGTCAGCAGGCTGCCACCCGGGACCCGGGAGGCGAAGACTCGCCTCATGACGACGACTCCCCTCGCACCCCGCCCGGTGCCCGCGCCGCGCGGCGCGGGTGACCGGAGCGGCGGCAGCGATTTCGCCCGCCTCGCCCAGCGCATCAGCGCGGCCGGACTGCTCGACCGGCGCCCCGGTTACTACACCCTGCGCCTCGGCCTCGTCGCGGCGGCCCTCGCGGGCGGCTGGACGGCCTTCGCGCTGCTCGGCGACTCCTGGTGGCAGCTCGCCGTGGCCGCGTTCCTCGCGCTCGTCTTCGGCCAGGTCGCCCTGGTCGCACACGACTTGGCGCACCGTCAGGTGTTCCGTACGCGGCGGCCCAGCGAGATCGGCGGGCGGCTCTTCGGGAATCTCGGCATCGGCATGAGCTACGGCTGGTGGATGAACAAGCACACCCGCCACCACGCCAACCCGAACCACGAGGAGCTGGACCCGGACGTCGCCCCGGACATCCTCGTGTGGTCGAAGGAGCAGGCGCGGCACAGCAAGGGCATCGCCCGGCTCCTCGGCGGTCACCAGGCGGCGCTGTTCTTCCCGTTGCTCACGCTGGAGGGCTTCAACCTCCACGTGTCGAGTGTGCGGGCGCTGCGCAAGCCGGAGATGAAGCAGCCGGTCCTCGAAGGGGTGCTGCTCTTCGCGCACCTGGCGGGGTACCTCGCGGCGCTCTTCCTGGTCCTCTCGCCCGGCAAGGCCGTCGCCTTCCTCTTCGTGCACCAGGCGCTCTTCGGCGTCTACCTCGGCTCCACCTTCGCCCCCAACCACAAGGGGATGCCGACGCTGTCCGGGAACGACCGGCCCGACTTCCTGCGCCGGCAGGTCCTCACCTCGCGCAACGTGCGCGGCGGGCTCGTCACCGACGTCGCCCTCGGCGGCCTCAACTACCAGATCGAGCACCACCTCTTCCCGAGCATGCCGACCCCGCACCTGCGCCGGGCCCAGCCCCTCGTGCGCGCGTACTGCGCCGAGCTCGGCATCCCGTACCACGAGACGGGGCTGCTGCGCTCGTACAAGGAGGCGCTGACACACCTGCACCGGGTGGGCGAGCCCCTCAGGCGCGGCGTCGTGACCCCGGCGGCGACCGAGGGCTGAGCGAGAACGGCGCACGAACGGGGCCCGGGGCCCGGAACGGGGACCCGGGTACGGGGCGACCCGGACGGGGACCCGGGTACGGGGTCGGCGCGGAGTGGCCGGTACGGGGTCGGCGCGGAGTGGCCGGTACGGGGTCGGCGCGGAGTCGTCGGGTACGGCCCCGGGCGAGCGCTCAGGCGCGCTCCGCGAGGGGGTGATCGGGCTCGACGGCGGCCCGCGCGGCACGCTCCAGGAGGCCGGGGTCGCCCCGCCGCACGTACAGCGCGGGGAGGACGAGGCGCCACCACTCGTACAGGCGCTCGCCGACGATCTGGCCGCGCCACCTCCCCTCCCCCGCGCCCCTGCCGGAGCCCGCGCCCTCGTGCGCGCCGAGCGGGGCGGTGAGGACGGAGACGCCGTAGAAGGCCCGGACCAGCGCGGGAGCGGTCCGGGCCGGACTCACGCCCGAGCTGAGCGTGCCGCGCTGGCGGGCGCGGGCGAGCAGCCGGGTGGCGCAGAAGGTCCAGGCCCCGAAGGGGTCGGGGAGCGGGGCGGCGATCGTGGCGCGCTCGGCCCACAGACGGGCCCCGGCGCGGGCCACCGGGTCGTCGGCGAGACTGCCCGCGACGGCGAAGCTGAGCCCGACCAGGTTCTCCAGGGGGCACACGTCGCGTGCCGTGTACCTGGACCGCAGGTGGCCCCAGTCGGCGAAGCGGTCCCTGACGACGGCGAGGGCGACGCCCTCCTTGTTCGTGTAGTGGAAGTAGACGGCTCCGCTGGTCCGGCCGGACCTGGCGCTTATGTCGTTGATGCTCGTCGCGGCGTAGCCGCGCGTGGCGAAGAGGTCGGCCGCCGCTTCCAGCACCTTTCTCCGGGTCGCCTGCGCCCTTTCCTGCAATGTGCTGTCCACCTTCGCTCAACATGGTTGTGACAACCGGGAAATCTAATGCGCCCGCGTACGCCGGGAATACGAACGGACCGCTCACGCCCGGAAATTGTTTCTTTCTTTCGGGCATGCACGCTTCCGGGTGATTGCGCGCGGCTTCCCGCCCGCTCCCCCGCAGCTTCCCGATCACGTCGCCGAGGGGCGCACTCGCGGCCAACTCGACTGCGCGAGAGCGTTGTTGACACCTTTCACGGAATACCCGAAACCCCTTCGCCACTTCCCCCGGACGAGCGCTTCGCACACACAACCGCAACTCCGGGCGATTGCGGGGGATTCGCGGGCGGAAATAACGTAGTGCGCATGATGTTTTGCACGAGAGCCGCTTGAAGCGCGCCCACCCAGCGCGCCCCGCCTCGTCGTCCGTCCGGAAACGCGCCCTCACCGGCACCGGCTCCCCCGGTACCCGGCCCCGCGCCTTCCCCGTCATCGCCGCCTGACTCCCCCGCACTCGCGCCTCGCGACCGCCGTGCGGCTCCCCCCGCTCCCGTGCACCCTTTTCCTCCCGCTTTCTCCCTGTTCGCGCGGCACCGTCGCGCACCGTCCCCTCCCTGAAAGCGCACCGCCATGAACGACTTCACGCACCCCCTGCTCTCCTGGACCCCCGAGGCCGCCGTACTCGACTGCGACGGCACCCTCGTCGACTCCGAGCGGCACTGGCACGAGGCCAGGATCGCCACGCTCGGCACCCTCGGCCTGCGGCCCTCGCCCGGATTCGCCGCGCGGGCCCTCGGGCTCCACTACGCCGACTGCGGCCGGCTCATGGCCGAGGAGGCCGGAAAGCCGGAGCTGACCGAGGAACTGACGGCCGAACTCCTGCGCCGCTTCACCGCGCTCGCCGCCGCCGACCCCGTCCTCATGCCGGGCGCGGGCGCCTTCGTCCGCGCACTCGCCGAACGGATGCCGCTCGCGGTGGCGAGCAACTGCCCCAGGGAGGTCGTCGAGACCTCGCTGGGACGGGCCGGGCTGCTCGGCCACTTCCGGCACGTCGTGGTGCCGGACGCGGAGGTACGGGCGAAACCGGAGCCCGACGTGTACCGGAAGGGCGCGGAACTTCTCGGCGTCGACCCCGACCGCGCCCTCGCCGTCGAGGACACGCTCACCGGTGTGGAGGCGGCGCGGGCCGCGGGCCTGCGGGTGCTCGGCGTGGGCCCGCGGCCCGCGGAGGCCGAACGGGCGCACCTGTGGGTGCCCGCCCTGGACGCGCCTGTCCTGCTGGCCTGGGTGCGGGCGCATGTGACGGGGGACCAGGAGTCGCGCTCCTGAGACCCCGCGCCCCGGACCCCGCCCCTCAGACGTCGGAAGCGCTCAGGTGGGGAGCCAACTCCCGCACCTCTCCTCCCGCCGAGGCGAAGAACAGGGCCACGCCCACCGCTCCCGGGTCCGGGACGCCCGTGGCCCTGTCGCCGAGGTAGCTGGAGCGGCCCATACGGGCGCGGAGCCCCGCCGTGCGGTGGACTCCGGCCCAGCCGGCCTCGGCGGCGGCGGCCAGGGCGGAGCCCGGGGTACCGGCGGGGTCGGCGGCGCTGTCCCTCAGGGACTCCGCCGCCGGGTGGAGGGCGTCGACCAGGGTCTTGTCCCCCGGGGCCGCGCCGCCCACGCGGCGTATCGCCGCGAGGCCCTCGCCGACGCCGTCGGCCAGCGCGACGACGGTCCAGCCCCCTTCGCCCACCGCCCCCGCCATCGCCTGGAGGAGCAGCCCGAAGAGCGGGCCGCTCGTCCCGCCGACCTCGTCGAGGAACGCCTCGGCGAAGTGTTCCAGCGTGTCCGTGCCGGGGGCGGCGTCGGCACGGCGCAGCGCGGCGCCGACGCCCGCGCTCAGGTTCGTACCGAAGTCGCCGTCCCCCACCCGCTGGTCGAGCGCGGTCAGTTCGGCCTCGGTGGCCCGCGCGGAGGCCGCGAAGCGGCGCATCCAGCCGTCCGCGTCCGGTTCGGGGCCCGTCCATGCCATGGCTCGCTCCGTCACGACACCACTCCCTCTCCTCGTGGCCGCACCACACCCGCGACCCACGTCACCACCGCAGCGCCGCCGTCCGCACCGGGGCGTCCCAGCGGCGCAGCGTCTCCTCGTCGGCGAGCAGGAGGCTCACCGAGAAGCCGCGCATGTCGAGCGCTGTCACGTAGTTGCCGACGAGGCTGCGCGCCGGGCGCACCCCCTGCGCCTCCAGGTGGCGCGCGACCTCGCCGTAGATCCCGTACAGCTCCAGCGGTGTCACCGCGCCGAGCCCGTTGACGAGGACGATCGCCTCGCTGCCGGTGCCCGGATCGAGCGCCGCGAGCAGTTCGCCCGTCATCCGCTCGACGAGCGGGGTCAGCTCGCCGCGCGGCACGGTGCGGCCCGCGCGCTCGCCGTGGATGCCGACCCCGTACTCCAGCTCGCCGTCCGCCAGTTCGAAGGCGCGCTCACCTGTCGTGGGCGCGGTGTGCGCGGCCGAGGCGACGGCGAGGGAGCGGCAGCGGGCCGCGAGCCCGGCGCCGACGGCGGCGAGTTCGTCGAGCCCGAGGCCCTCGTCGGCCGCCGCGCCGAGCACCTTCTCCACGAGCACCGTGCCGCCGGTGCCGCGCCGTCCCGAGGCGATCTCCTCGGCGTCCGAGGCGAGGTCGTCGTCGATCAGGACGCGCGCGCAGGCGATGCCGTCGTGGGCGAGGCGTTCGGCGGCGATGCCGAAGTTGATGCGGTCGCCGGTGTAGTTCTTCACGAGGTGCAGGACGCCGTCCGCGCGCGCTCCGGCGCGCGAGGCCGCGTACACCTGCCGGTTGTGCGGCGAGGCGAAGACCCGCCCCGGTACGGCGACGTCGAGCATCCCCGGCCCCACGAACCCGGCGTGCAGCGGCTCGTGCCCCGCGCCGCCGCCGGAGAGCAGGCCGACCCTGCGCCCGGGGGCGGTGTCGCGCGCGAGCAGGAAGCCGTGCTCGGGATCGAGCGAGAGGAGGTCCCCGTGGGCGCGCGCGAAGCCTCGCAGCGCGTCCGGTACGAGGCGGTCGCCGTTGTTCTCGAAGTAGGGGGCCATCGGGTCCTCCAGTGTCGAAAGCCGGCGTTCCGGGTGCTGCTCACCCGTTCGCCTCGCGCCAGGGTTTCCATGCTGCGGCGGGAGGTGAAGATCGGCAACCGGCGCACCACTCGCACGGACCGGCGCACGCGACCCTCGTCCAGCGCATCCCCTACCGCGTACGCCCTCGTGCGCACCGCGCGTTCCGCACCCCGCACGCCCCCCGGGGCCCACGAACCCCCCGCGTCCCCCTCGTGCGCCACATATTCGAACGCACATTCAAACAAACGAACACTTTCAGTCCATATCGAAGCTTTCACGCCACCCCGCCCCTTACCCACCGGAATCGCTTGACTGCTCTTCAGTGACCTCCGCATATGGACATAGCCCGCGCACAGGGTCACCACCTGGCATCTCAGGGCAATGCCCCGCCTTCCCGGCGTCGCCCCCAGGCCCCCGAGGCCCCAGGCCCAAGGACCCTCCGCCATGAAAATCGCCCTGCTGATCCACAACGCCTACGGGATCGGCGGCACCGTCCGCGCGGTCGCGAACCTCTCCGCCGCGCTCGCCGGGCGCGGCCACTCCGTCGAGGTCGTGAGCGTGCACCGCCCCTCGGACCGCCCCGATCTCGGTTTCGACCCGCGCGTGCGGCTGCGCGCCCTCCTCGACATGCGCGAGGGCGCGCGCGGCTACGCGGGCGAGGACCCGCTCACCCAGCGCCCGAACACCGTCTTCCCGGACTCGGGCGTCGACTTCGGCCGGCTGCGCTACACCGCGCTGCACGACGCGCGCGTCGCCGCCTGGCTCGACGGCACCGACGCCGACGCGGTCATCGCCACCCGCCCCCTCCTCAACGGCTATCTCGCCCGCCACGGCCGCCCCGGGCTCGTCCGCGTCGGCCAGGAACACCTCGCGATGGACGCGCACAGCGAGCAGCTGCGCACCGACCAGAACGCGACGCTCGACGGGCTCGACGCCTTCGTCACCGTCTCCGAGGCCGACGCCGCGCAGTACCGGGCCGCGCTCCCCGGCGTCCGCGCCGAGATCCTGTGCGTCCCGAACGCCGTCCCCGCCCCCGCCGTCGCGCCCGCCACGCTCGCCTCGCCCGTGATCGTCGCGGCGGGGCGGCTCGTCGCCGTCAAGCGCTACGACCGCCTCCTGCGCGCCTTCGCCGCCGCCGCGCCGGCCTTCCCCGAGTGGAGCCTGCGGCTGTACGGGCGCGGCCCCGACAAGGCGCGGCTGCGCGCCCTCGTCGACGAACTGGGCATCTACGAACGAGCCCGCCTCATGGGCCCGGCCTCGCCCCTGGAGACCGAGTGGGTCAAGGGCTCGATCGCCGCCGTCTCCTCGGACCGCGAGTCCTTCGGCCTCACCCTCGTCGAGGCGATGCACTGCGGCGTGCCCGTGCTCGCGACCGACTGCCCCTACGGCCCCGGCGAGATCATCAGCCACCGCGACACCGGGGTCCTCGTCCCGCTCGACGGCGACGAGGACGACCGCGTCGCCGCCTACGCGACCGCGCTGCGCGACCTCATGGGCGACCCCGGGCTGCGCGCCAAGCTCGGCGCGCGGGGCCGCGAGCGCGCCGCCCGCTACGCGCCCGAGCGGATCGCGCGGGAGTACGAGAACCTGCTGACCCGCCTCGGCGCGGGCCGGGGCCGCCGCCGCCCGCTCAGCGCCCTCCGCGCGCTCCTGCGCCCCCGCACCCCGGCCGCCTCCGCGGAGCCCGCGCCCGCGAGGCCCCCGCACGCGGTGGCCCGCGCGCTCCCCGGCGGCGCGCTCTCCTTCGTCCTGGAGCGCGAGGGGCTACCCGAGGGGCCGCTCGACCTGCTCGTCCGCCTGCGCAAGGACCCGGAACAGCGTTCCGTACGGGTGCCGCTCGACGGCACGGAGGCGGTGCTGCCCGCCGCCGCGCACCCGCTCGCCGAGGGCCGCTGGGACTGCTTCGTGGTGCCGCGCGACGCCGACGAGTCCGCCCGCGCCCGGCTGCGCGCGGTCCGCGCCGAACAGGCCGCGCTGCTCGGCGCCGCGCCCCTCGTGGACGCCGGGGGGCTGCGCACGCGGGTGCCGTACGTGACGAGCGACGGCTTCCTCGCGGTACGGGCCTGGGCGCGGCCCCGGCACGCGGAGGTCACCGGGGTACGGCTCGGCGCGGCGCACGCCGAGGTCGAGGCGCGGTTCCTGGCCCCGGGCGGGGCCGACCCGGAGGGGGGCGTGGTCAGGGCGCGGGCGCGCGGCTGCGGGCGGTCCTTCGACGTCCCGGTGAGCGGCGACGGCGCGGGGGACGGCGCCTTCCGCTTCGTGCTCCCGCTGCCGCGCGCGGGGGACGTGCCGCTGACGGGCGAGGAGGCCCCGAAGGAGGTGTGGGACCTGGAACTGCGCACCCCGGGACCCGACGGGGCGCCGGTCCCGCTCGGCCGGGTCACGGGCGACGGCACCGACCGCAAGCGCACCGACCGCTACCCCGGCGTCACGGTCCCGCACCCCGAGCACGGCACCGCGACGGTCCGCCCCTTCTTCACCTCGGCGCACGGCCTCGCGCTGATCGTGCGGCCCCCGGCGCCGCCGGAGAGCTGAGCCGGACGGGTCACCCGGATTGCGGCCCCCGCGCGGCCCGCCAAGCGTGGAGAACAGGCACCCCCGGAACGGCGGCGCCGCTTCGCGCGAGAGGAGCCCGCGATGGCACAGGACGAGGACGGTCCGTACGGGGGCGGAGCGTATGGAGGCGGTCCGGGCGGGGGCGGGTTGGGTGCGGGTGAGCCGGGGGTGGGTGGGCCCGGCGGGGGCGGGCCCACCACAGGCGATCCGGACGAGGACGGACCCGGCGCACGCAATCCCGGCGCAAGCGGACCCAACGCAGGCGAGCCGGGCGCGGGCAGACCCGGCACAGGCGAGCCGGACGAGGACGGGCCCGGCTCAGGCGATCCCGGCGCAGTCAGACCCGGCGCAGGCGGACCCGGCGCAGGCGATCCCGGCGCAGGCGGACCAAGCGGGGGCGGACCAAGCGGACCCGGCGGGGCGGGCGGCGGCTGGGGGCAGGGGGCGGCTCCGTATCCGCCCGAGAGCGCCTTCGAGTGGCTGCCCCCGCTCGACCTCCCCGGGCCGGGGCGGCAGCGGCGGTGGACAGTGCTGCTGCGGCTCCCGCTCCTCCTGCCGCACGCCGTCGTGCTGTTCTTCCTCTCCCTCGGCGCCTTCTTCACGGCGATCGCCGGGTGGTTCGCCGCGCTCGTCCTGGGGCGGCTGCCGGAACCGGTCTTCCGGTATCTCGCGGCGTACCTCGCGTACGAGGCCCGCGTCGGCGCCTCCGCGATGCTGCTCGTGGACCGCTACCCGCCCTTCGCGCTCTTCCGCGCCAGCGGCTACGAGGTGCGCTTCGAGAACCGGCCGACGCACCTGAACCGGCTCGCGGTCCTCTTCCGGATCGTCCTGATCATCCCGGCGTGGATC comes from Streptomyces sp. Tu6071 and encodes:
- a CDS encoding ABC transporter ATP-binding protein, coding for MKSAERALTAPRTRGHGLTATGVCVAYDRADVLHDAALSLRPGEVTALVGPNGSGKSTLLRTLARLQRARAGDVHLEEDGTDRVDALALAPKQFARRVALLTQQRPTPGGLRVRDVVEFGRYPYQGRWGGTDPEGTAAIERALRLTGVEDLAERAVEQLSGGQLQRVWLAGCLAQETGVLLLDEPTTYLDLRYQVELLDLMRDLADEHAIAVGVVLHDLDQAAAVADRVALLRDGRVVADGTPEEVLLSERLTEVYGIRIEVDTDPLTGRPRTRAIGRHSTRSERLHPTP
- a CDS encoding fatty acid desaturase family protein — protein: MTTTPLAPRPVPAPRGAGDRSGGSDFARLAQRISAAGLLDRRPGYYTLRLGLVAAALAGGWTAFALLGDSWWQLAVAAFLALVFGQVALVAHDLAHRQVFRTRRPSEIGGRLFGNLGIGMSYGWWMNKHTRHHANPNHEELDPDVAPDILVWSKEQARHSKGIARLLGGHQAALFFPLLTLEGFNLHVSSVRALRKPEMKQPVLEGVLLFAHLAGYLAALFLVLSPGKAVAFLFVHQALFGVYLGSTFAPNHKGMPTLSGNDRPDFLRRQVLTSRNVRGGLVTDVALGGLNYQIEHHLFPSMPTPHLRRAQPLVRAYCAELGIPYHETGLLRSYKEALTHLHRVGEPLRRGVVTPAATEG
- a CDS encoding ScbR family autoregulator-binding transcription factor is translated as MLEAAADLFATRGYAATSINDISARSGRTSGAVYFHYTNKEGVALAVVRDRFADWGHLRSRYTARDVCPLENLVGLSFAVAGSLADDPVARAGARLWAERATIAAPLPDPFGAWTFCATRLLARARQRGTLSSGVSPARTAPALVRAFYGVSVLTAPLGAHEGAGSGRGAGEGRWRGQIVGERLYEWWRLVLPALYVRRGDPGLLERAARAAVEPDHPLAERA
- a CDS encoding HAD family hydrolase; translation: MNDFTHPLLSWTPEAAVLDCDGTLVDSERHWHEARIATLGTLGLRPSPGFAARALGLHYADCGRLMAEEAGKPELTEELTAELLRRFTALAAADPVLMPGAGAFVRALAERMPLAVASNCPREVVETSLGRAGLLGHFRHVVVPDAEVRAKPEPDVYRKGAELLGVDPDRALAVEDTLTGVEAARAAGLRVLGVGPRPAEAERAHLWVPALDAPVLLAWVRAHVTGDQESRS
- a CDS encoding DAK2 domain-containing protein, with protein sequence MAWTGPEPDADGWMRRFAASARATEAELTALDQRVGDGDFGTNLSAGVGAALRRADAAPGTDTLEHFAEAFLDEVGGTSGPLFGLLLQAMAGAVGEGGWTVVALADGVGEGLAAIRRVGGAAPGDKTLVDALHPAAESLRDSAADPAGTPGSALAAAAEAGWAGVHRTAGLRARMGRSSYLGDRATGVPDPGAVGVALFFASAGGEVRELAPHLSASDV
- a CDS encoding dihydroxyacetone kinase subunit DhaK; translation: MAPYFENNGDRLVPDALRGFARAHGDLLSLDPEHGFLLARDTAPGRRVGLLSGGGAGHEPLHAGFVGPGMLDVAVPGRVFASPHNRQVYAASRAGARADGVLHLVKNYTGDRINFGIAAERLAHDGIACARVLIDDDLASDAEEIASGRRGTGGTVLVEKVLGAAADEGLGLDELAAVGAGLAARCRSLAVASAAHTAPTTGERAFELADGELEYGVGIHGERAGRTVPRGELTPLVERMTGELLAALDPGTGSEAIVLVNGLGAVTPLELYGIYGEVARHLEAQGVRPARSLVGNYVTALDMRGFSVSLLLADEETLRRWDAPVRTAALRW
- a CDS encoding glycosyltransferase, whose amino-acid sequence is MKIALLIHNAYGIGGTVRAVANLSAALAGRGHSVEVVSVHRPSDRPDLGFDPRVRLRALLDMREGARGYAGEDPLTQRPNTVFPDSGVDFGRLRYTALHDARVAAWLDGTDADAVIATRPLLNGYLARHGRPGLVRVGQEHLAMDAHSEQLRTDQNATLDGLDAFVTVSEADAAQYRAALPGVRAEILCVPNAVPAPAVAPATLASPVIVAAGRLVAVKRYDRLLRAFAAAAPAFPEWSLRLYGRGPDKARLRALVDELGIYERARLMGPASPLETEWVKGSIAAVSSDRESFGLTLVEAMHCGVPVLATDCPYGPGEIISHRDTGVLVPLDGDEDDRVAAYATALRDLMGDPGLRAKLGARGRERAARYAPERIAREYENLLTRLGAGRGRRRPLSALRALLRPRTPAASAEPAPARPPHAVARALPGGALSFVLEREGLPEGPLDLLVRLRKDPEQRSVRVPLDGTEAVLPAAAHPLAEGRWDCFVVPRDADESARARLRAVRAEQAALLGAAPLVDAGGLRTRVPYVTSDGFLAVRAWARPRHAEVTGVRLGAAHAEVEARFLAPGGADPEGGVVRARARGCGRSFDVPVSGDGAGDGAFRFVLPLPRAGDVPLTGEEAPKEVWDLELRTPGPDGAPVPLGRVTGDGTDRKRTDRYPGVTVPHPEHGTATVRPFFTSAHGLALIVRPPAPPES